The nucleotide window TGACCATGGTGGCGGCGTGGATCAGCGCCGAGACCGGCGTCGGGCCCTCCATGGCGTCGGGCAGCCACGCCTGCAGCGGGAACTGACCCGACTTGCCGCACGCGCCCAGCAGCAGGAGCAGCCCGATCGCGGTGACCGTGCCCCCGGCCAGCAGCCCGACCGAGCCGAAGACGCCCGCGTAGGACGTCGTCCCGAGCTGCGCGAACATCACGAAGATGCCCAGCGCCAGGCCGACGTCCCCCACCCGGTTCATCAGGAACGCCTTCTTCGCGGCCGTCGCCGCTGCCGGGCGGGTGTGCCAGAAGGCGATGAGCAGGTAGGACGCCAGGCCCACGCCCTCCCAGCCCACGTAGAGGGCGACGTAGCTGTTGCCGAGCACCAGCACCAGCATCGCGGCGACGAACAGGTTCAGGTAGGCGAAGAACCGGCGCCGGGCGGGGTCGTGGGCCATGTAGCCGATCGAGTAGACGTGGATCAGCGCGCCGACCCCGGTGATCAGCAGCACGAACACCGCCGACAGCGGGTCGAGGAGCAGCCCGGCCTGCACGTCGAGCTCGCCGGTGGAGATGAAGGTGAACAGGTCGACGCTCACCGACCGCTCGTCGAGCCCGGCCAGCTGCACGGTGCACAGCACGGCCAGCAGGAACGACACGGCGACGGTGCCGGTGGCCAGCAGGTGGCCCCAGCGGTCGGTGCGGCGGCCACCGAGCAGCAGCACCGCGGCCCCGGCCAGCGGCAGCGCGATGAGCAGCCAGGAGGCGTCCAGCAGGGCGGGGACCGTGTCCACGGTGTCCATCGCGGCGCTCAGTACTTCAGCAGGTTGACGTCGTCGACCGACGCCGAGCGGCGGGTGCGGTAGACGCTCATGATGATCGCCAGGCCCACCACGACCTCGGCCGCGGCGACCACCATCACGAAGAAGGCGATCAGCTGTCCGTCGAGGCTGCCGGTGGAGCGGGCGAAGGTGACCAACGTCAGGTTCACCGAGTTGAGCATCAGCTCCACGCACATGAACACGACGATGGCGTTGCGCCGCACCAGCACCCCGACCGCACCGATGGTGAACAGCACCGCGGCCAGCACCAGGTAGTTCGCGATCGTCATCGGGGAGCTCCGTTCCCGCTGCCCGGCGTCCGGCCGCCGAGGGTGCCCAGGGCGGCGTCGGTGCCGCCGGCGTGGGTGAGGCCGTCCCGCTCGGCGCCGGTGCTGCCGCTGCGGGGCAGCTCGTCGACGACCTGCGGTTCCACCCCGGTGCTGGCGCTGGCCGCCGAGGGGCTGCCGTCGGGCAGCCGGCCGGGGGCGGCGATCGAGTTGGCCCGGGCGTAGACGCCGGGGCCGGGCAGGGTCTGCGGGTGGTCACCGGTGAGGAACCGGGCGCGGGAGAGCTCCTTCTGCGACGGCCGGCTGCCGGGCTCCCGCTCCACGTGGGCCAGCACCATCGCCCCGACGGCGGCGGTGATGAGCAGCGCGCTGGTCACCTCGAAGGCCAGCAGGTGGCGGGTGAACAGCAGCGCGGCGATGCCCTCGACGTTGCCGCCCGAGGCGCCGTCCCCCAGCCCCTGCGGGACGACGTCCTGCGTGGCCCGGGCGACCCCGGCGCCGACCAGCCCGGCGAAGCCGATGCCCAGCACGATCGCGGCGACCCGCTGCCCGCGCAGGGTCTCGACGACGGAGTCCGAGGCGTCGCGGCCGACCAGCATCAGCACGAAGAGGAACAGGATCATGATCGCGCCGGTGTAGACGATGATCTGCACGGCGCCGAGGAACGGCGCCCCCTGGACGACGTAGAGCACGCCGAGCGCGAGCATCGTGTTGACCAGCCAGAGCGCGGAGTGCACCGCGTTCCTCGACAGGACCATGCCCAGCGCGCCGGCCAGCGCGATCGGCCCGAGCACCCAGAAGACGACGGCCTCCCCGGTGCCCAGCTGCCCGGTGGTGTCGGCCGCGGCCGCCAGCACGCTCACGCCTGCGCCTGCACGTCGGGGGCGGGTGCGGGCCCGTCGGTCGTGTCCCGGAGGTAGTAGTCGCGCTCGTCGTCGCCCAGCCGCATCGGGTGCGGCGGCTGCTCCATGCCCGGCAGCAGCGGGGCGAGCAGCTGCTCCTTGGTGTAGATCAGCTTCTGCCGGTCGTCGTCGGCCAGCTCGAAGTCGTTGCTCATGGTCAGCGAGCGGGTCGGGCAGGCCTCGATGCACAGCCCGCAGAAGATGCAGCGCAGGTAGTTGATCTGGTAGACCGCGCCGTACCGCTCCCCG belongs to Modestobacter sp. L9-4 and includes:
- the nuoK gene encoding NADH-quinone oxidoreductase subunit NuoK, giving the protein MTIANYLVLAAVLFTIGAVGVLVRRNAIVVFMCVELMLNSVNLTLVTFARSTGSLDGQLIAFFVMVVAAAEVVVGLAIIMSVYRTRRSASVDDVNLLKY
- a CDS encoding NADH-quinone oxidoreductase subunit J; translation: MSVLAAAADTTGQLGTGEAVVFWVLGPIALAGALGMVLSRNAVHSALWLVNTMLALGVLYVVQGAPFLGAVQIIVYTGAIMILFLFVLMLVGRDASDSVVETLRGQRVAAIVLGIGFAGLVGAGVARATQDVVPQGLGDGASGGNVEGIAALLFTRHLLAFEVTSALLITAAVGAMVLAHVEREPGSRPSQKELSRARFLTGDHPQTLPGPGVYARANSIAAPGRLPDGSPSAASASTGVEPQVVDELPRSGSTGAERDGLTHAGGTDAALGTLGGRTPGSGNGAPR